Proteins from one Syngnathus scovelli strain Florida chromosome 9, RoL_Ssco_1.2, whole genome shotgun sequence genomic window:
- the LOC125975041 gene encoding myelin basic protein-like isoform X1, producing the protein MASASSAAQATFGLGRRKKNPTVLDQLGKFFGADKKKKSKGSFRGALSPGPQKASATSPRKRGPENAVVHFFRTIVSPAPPKSRWRGLATKIGLGDQKSAKAKRSSGGDGKGTLTRIFKMGSRSSSPARR; encoded by the exons ATGGCATCCGCAAGCAGCGCCGCACAGGCCACCTTTGGGTTAGGCCGTAGGAAGAAGAAccccaccgttctggatcagcttGGAAAATTCTTTGGAGCAGACAAAAAGAAGAAGAGCAAG GGGTCTTTCCGTGGTGCCCTCTCTCCCGGCCCCCAGAAAGCGTCTGCCACATCCCCTCGTAAGCGAGGGCCAGAGAACGCCGTTGTCCACTTCTTCCGCACCATT GTTTCTCCTGCCCCCCCAAAGTCAAGG TGGAGAGGACTAGCAACCAAGATAGGCCTG GGTGACCAGAAGTCTGCTAAAGCCAAGAGGTCCAGTGGAGGAGATGGCAAAGGCACCCTGACTAGAATCTTCAAAATG GGGAGCCGCAGCTCTTCTCCAGCCAGACGCTGA
- the LOC125975041 gene encoding myelin basic protein-like isoform X3: MASASSAAQATFGLGRRKKNPTVLDQLGKFFGADKKKKSKGSFRGALSPGPQKASATSPRKRGPENAVVHFFRTIVSPAPPKSRGDQKSAKAKRSSGGDGKGTLTRIFKMGSRSSSPARR, from the exons ATGGCATCCGCAAGCAGCGCCGCACAGGCCACCTTTGGGTTAGGCCGTAGGAAGAAGAAccccaccgttctggatcagcttGGAAAATTCTTTGGAGCAGACAAAAAGAAGAAGAGCAAG GGGTCTTTCCGTGGTGCCCTCTCTCCCGGCCCCCAGAAAGCGTCTGCCACATCCCCTCGTAAGCGAGGGCCAGAGAACGCCGTTGTCCACTTCTTCCGCACCATT GTTTCTCCTGCCCCCCCAAAGTCAAGG GGTGACCAGAAGTCTGCTAAAGCCAAGAGGTCCAGTGGAGGAGATGGCAAAGGCACCCTGACTAGAATCTTCAAAATG GGGAGCCGCAGCTCTTCTCCAGCCAGACGCTGA
- the LOC125975041 gene encoding myelin basic protein-like isoform X4, translating to MASASSAAQATFGLGRRKKNPTVLDQLGKFFGADKKKKSKGSFRGALSPGPQKASATSPRKRGPENAVVHFFRTIVSPAPPKSRGDQKSAKAKRSSGGDGKGTLTRIFKM from the exons ATGGCATCCGCAAGCAGCGCCGCACAGGCCACCTTTGGGTTAGGCCGTAGGAAGAAGAAccccaccgttctggatcagcttGGAAAATTCTTTGGAGCAGACAAAAAGAAGAAGAGCAAG GGGTCTTTCCGTGGTGCCCTCTCTCCCGGCCCCCAGAAAGCGTCTGCCACATCCCCTCGTAAGCGAGGGCCAGAGAACGCCGTTGTCCACTTCTTCCGCACCATT GTTTCTCCTGCCCCCCCAAAGTCAAGG GGTGACCAGAAGTCTGCTAAAGCCAAGAGGTCCAGTGGAGGAGATGGCAAAGGCACCCTGACTAGAATCTTCAAAATG TGA
- the LOC125975040 gene encoding myelin basic protein-like — MGQRHGKRESPTDTKALSPETNDERRPPAATATTLAEEPQEETQDEVFGTGETDTNRNNGCISEKPAVTDSTGAEGPRSAWTSASTADPDAATPRPHLARLFSRDAPGREDNTFKERPSESDELQTIQEHSGATSECGSESPEQDLD; from the exons ATGGGGCAACGTCATGGAAAGCGAGAGTCACCAACAGACACCAAG GCCTTATCACCTGAGACCAATGATGAGAGAAGACcaccagcagcaacagcaaccaCATTAGCAGAAGAGCCACAAGAAGAAACACAAGATGAAGTTTTCG GAACGGGTGAGACAGATACAAACAGGAACAATGGCTGCATCTCGGAGAAGCCGGCGGTGACTGACTCCACAGGCGCTGAGGGCCCCCGCTCAGCCTGGACCTCGGCCAGCACAGCTGACCCTGACGCTGCGACACCGCGCCCCCATCTGGCCCGCCTCTTCTCCCGAGATGCCCCGGGCCGAGAGGACAACACCTTCAAAGAGCGACCCTCTGAATCGGACGAGCTGCAGACTATCCAGGAGCACAGCGGAGCGACTTCAGAGTGTGGGTCGGAGAGCCCCGAGCAGGACCTAGACTAA
- the LOC125975041 gene encoding myelin basic protein-like isoform X2 has product MASASSAAQATFGLGRRKKNPTVLDQLGKFFGADKKKKSKGSFRGALSPGPQKASATSPRKRGPENAVVHFFRTIVSPAPPKSRWRGLATKIGLGDQKSAKAKRSSGGDGKGTLTRIFKM; this is encoded by the exons ATGGCATCCGCAAGCAGCGCCGCACAGGCCACCTTTGGGTTAGGCCGTAGGAAGAAGAAccccaccgttctggatcagcttGGAAAATTCTTTGGAGCAGACAAAAAGAAGAAGAGCAAG GGGTCTTTCCGTGGTGCCCTCTCTCCCGGCCCCCAGAAAGCGTCTGCCACATCCCCTCGTAAGCGAGGGCCAGAGAACGCCGTTGTCCACTTCTTCCGCACCATT GTTTCTCCTGCCCCCCCAAAGTCAAGG TGGAGAGGACTAGCAACCAAGATAGGCCTG GGTGACCAGAAGTCTGCTAAAGCCAAGAGGTCCAGTGGAGGAGATGGCAAAGGCACCCTGACTAGAATCTTCAAAATG TGA